A genomic segment from Impatiens glandulifera unplaced genomic scaffold, dImpGla2.1, whole genome shotgun sequence encodes:
- the LOC124917942 gene encoding probable protein phosphatase 2C 5 yields MSQTEITKMKQKLPLVPLGTLIGRELRNEKVEKPTIKYGQAALAKKGEDYFLIKLDCPMIPDNSSTSFSVFGILDGHNGISAAIYTKENLLNNVLSAIPQGIDREEWLQVLPRALVAGFVKTDIEFQEKGETSGTTVTFVVIDGWTVTVASVGDSRCILDTQGGVVSLLTVDHRLEENVEERERVTASGGEVGRLNVFGGSEVGPLRCWPGGLCLSRSIGDTDVGEFIVPIPHVKQVKLPSSGGRLIIASDGVWDALTSDMAAQSCRGLPADLAAKLVVKEALRSKGLKDDTTCLVVDIIPFDHPVLPATPRKKQNLLTSLAFGKRNHNSANKGTNKLSSLGAVEELFEEGSAMLDERLGGKRSDPKDSDSGLVRCAVCQVDHHEPPTDGLTTLNSDAVLLPTWDGSVPFFCTNCRKKKDAMEGKRLPTLTSA; encoded by the exons ATGAGCCAGACTGAAATTACGAAAATGAAGCAGAAACTACCTCTTGTTCCTCTTGGTACTCTGATTGGTCGTGAACTTAGGAATGAGAAGGTTGAGAAACCCACAATTAAGTATGGACAGGCTGCTCTTGCGAAGAAAGGAGAGGATTATTTCTTGATTAAACTTGATTGCCCGATGATTCCTGACAATTCATCGACCTCGTTTTCAGTATTTGGG ATTTTAGATGGTCACAACGGTATATCTGCTGCGATATATACAAAGGAAAACCTTTTGAACAATGTCCTTAGCGCGATTCCTCAAGGGATTGATAGAGAAGAGTGGCTTCAAGTCCTTCCTCGGGCACTTGTTGCTGGTTTTGTGAAGACGGATATTGAGTTTCAGGAGAAAG GGGAGACATCTGGTACTACGGTGACATTTGTTGTTATAGATGGGTGGACTGTGACGGTTGCCTCTGTAGGGGATTCTCGATGCATATTGGACACACAGGGCGGTGTAGTTTCTTTATTGACTGTTGATCATAGACTAGAAGAGAATGTAGAAGAAAGGGAACGGGTCACTGCAAGTGGAGGTGAAGTTGGAAGACTCAATGTTTTTGGAGGCAGTGAG GTTGGCCCGCTCCGATGTTGGCCTGGAGGATTGTGCCTTTCTAGGTCTATTGGTGACACAGATGTCGGAGAATTTATTGTGCCAATACCTCATGTTAAGCAAGTGAAG TTGCCAAGCTCTGGCGGAAGACTAATCATTGCATCTGATGGTGTTTGGGATGCGTTAACATCTGACATGGCAGCCCAGTCCTGTAGAGGATTGCCTGCTGATCTTGCAGCAAAGCTGGTGGTCAAG gAGGCATTAAGGTCTAAGGGGCTGAAGGATGACACAACCTGTCTTGTCGTTGACATTATTCCGTTTGATCATCCTGTCTTGCCTGCAACACCAAGGAAGAAACAAAATCTGCTCACTTCTTTAGCCTTTGGGAAAAGAAATCACAACTCTGCAAACAAGGGAACAAACAAGCTTTCTTCTCTTGGTGCTGTGGAAGAGTTATTTGAGGAGGGTTCAGCAATGCTCGACGAAAG GTTAGGAGGTAAAAGAAGTGATCCCAAGGACTCAGATTCAGGGCTAGTGAGATGTGCGGTTTGTCAGGTGGATCATCATGAACCTCCAACTGATGGTTTAACAACTTTGAATTCGGACGCAGTTTTGTTACCCACTTGGGATGGCAGCGTTCCCTTTTTCTGCACAAATTGTAGAAAGAAGAAAGATGCAATGGAAGGAAAGAGACTTCCCACATTGACTAGTGCATAA